The sequence TTTGCTTAAAAGaagaaaccaaaaccaaaaaacaaaaaacaaacaaatgaagaaaaaagtaTACAAAAAGAAAGCAGAAAGATATGGTAGGTATCATATTATATTACAAGATGAAGAACAAGCAAACCAGGTCGCAATACTCTTAACTGGAATCGAACAAACTCATAAAGATCAGATCAGAAGATAACACCAGTAACTTCTAGGAAGATGATCCACCAGCTCCTGGCTTTATTCTATTTTCATGCATGGGCTCTGAGCTCTGAGACAATGCTCAAGAGATGTTGGGTCGCCTTCTCAAAATTGACGAACCCCGTGAACCAGAAGTCATGGCCATCAATGGTGAGAATCTGGATGTACTTTTCCGATGGATTTTCTCGCATAGTCACCGGGTTGACGGTGCCTATGTTCCCCAAAGGTATCACAACCTGTTCAATCAATAAGTAGTACTGCATGAGAAGCCTAATTTTCCAATcatttcttgcttattttatgaGCAACCAAACAGGGATACTTTAGCTTTACCTTGTAGTAGCTCCAAGCCCCCTGCCCAGATGGGGCAGTGAAGGACAAGGGACGGTCACTGCAGAAAGCCAGACGGGCGGTTGAGAGATAGAGGGTGCCGGCAACGTGGCCGGTGGAGGTGGAGAGGTAACAGGCGAAGGTCTTCTTCAACCTCTCGTTGGGATCTGTTGCGAAAGTCTGCTTGTAGAGAGACTCAAATCCACCCCTTGTCATGGCCTTTGCCCTCAAATTCACCTTTCCGCATGCAGCTTCTGACACTGAGTGCCCCATTTTCACTGcaaattaatatatatcaaACTAATAGTTTACTGAAATTAATGAAGTTTGTGAAGATGAAACTTACAGTTGTGCCAGATGTTTCTGGCAATGATCTCAGCCTTTCTGCTCCATGAATTGAAGGTATGAATGACAGGCTCAAAAGGGTTGTTTCTGGGCTTCTCAACAGGGGCGAACTGAAGGTATGGCTGGTGGTAGATCTGCTGGTGATCACCCTTCCACATGGCTGCCTTCTGGTTGTCTGGGTGTACAGTGGGCACTGCTGGTGGCCCCATCACGTGTGTTCCCCATTTCTTAGTGTCCTCGCCTGAAGATTTAGGCAAAGAATATGGTTGCTGAGAATCTGATTCTTTGGCCTTGGGGGATGGTGGAGATTGACCTTCTAATGTGCTAGTCATGGTTGAAAGAAAGGAACAAAAGAATTATTAGCCTTTTTGGGAATCAAGATAAGAACAAGAGCTCAATTTGGGAGGTGGGTCTGAAGAGGTTTAAGATTTTATAGATGAAGATGATACGGAGAATCTGCACATGATCTTGTTTCCTTTGCAATGAAGCATATGGGCTTGGTCTTTCCAGAAGGGGCAATGTTTGTTGACACCCTGATGCTTCTGGATCACGCCACGTAGTTATTCATGGGTCCcactctaatttttcttttagatttctatattttcaacGTGTATACCAAAGATTTATATAAAGTAGATAATATATCAAATCTTAGGATAGCATAAATTATTCATACTTATCATATCTtaagtttaattaaaaatgagataaaataaatagtatgatatcttatttatcatttatttatacatcTTTAATATCTTAATCTTAAATTAAGATGTAGAATATGCATATCTcatatgttataattttttttttttaaattttacttattttatcaaataattttttattataaaattaaatttgtgattaaaaaaaataacaactaaaaaaatatttacaaaatatcttataaaataatattttttgccAAACAcctaattgtttttcaaaaatattttttatatgccTTCTAGAAGCATTTTTATCGTAAAAACTTGttacaaaaataaactatttaaaaaaaaatttaaatacttttaagaactaaaaaaatcatttataatgatttCTTTATAACACTttggtggtgtttattttttggttgaataaaataagtcaaaatatttaattttttttattaagttaaaaatactttattgatattaatcaacataactaaagtgaaattactattaataaatttaatttaattatattggtggACGtcaatattacttttaattaattaaaaaaaacaaaatattttaattttttctattcactaaaaaaacaaacacccctccctcacacaataaaaaaaaatacttatattaaaaacacttccaattAAAATCCCACTTTAATTATAATCTTTAAAGGGCTTCCACACACAGCGAAGTAAAGATATAATGTGATATGATTCTTCACCTTTCCCATTTCAAGCTCAttcctcaaaatcaaatttgaccGATTTGAAAAAGGTATATGATATTACATTGGGCTAACCCGGAagagaagcaaaagaaaagaaaagaaaagataaaagattGTGGAAGACGCAAAATTATACCTAAATTTGGCGTCATCCAGAATACGTCTACGTGGTGTCTGGAGTTGAGAATGAGACAATGGTGGAACCTTCCTCCTTTGGCTCTAAGCCTGACCTTTTGGGTCCACGTGCCTTGTCAACAGCCATGGTGGAAGCATGCAGCTCCATCTCATCGCCACGAGTGACACCTCAACTCTGCCCTTCTAACTTCTCACACTGGTTTTAATAATTTCGATTCGAGAGTCTGCCTTCGATCGGCCAGGCAGAGGATGAGTTACCAGCATATTCATCATTCTCCTCAAGGTCATTtacccttcttcttcttcagtttTTTGGCATatcttttattgattttctgCTAATATTGGTATGCATTTTCAGGGTTTGGAGGACCTTTTCCATCAGCAGTGCCACCACCGGGGTTTCCTTATGACGCACCGCCACCTCCACCGCCACCGCCATCCCGACCTGGGCCTGGGTACCAGGATTACTTCACTGAAGGCTACAACCAGCCTCCACAGCCCACCTATGAACACACCCACCACTACCGCTATGGGGATGATTTCCGGGGGCGGTGTTGGTCATTCTGCAGAGGATGGTATTCCcccctctctctccccctccctccctccctcccacttaaaaatttaataatcttTTGGCGATTTTTCAGTTGTGCTGCACTTTGCTGCTGCTGTATGTTGGAAGAGTGCTGCCTTTAAGGTTGGATGCTTCCACTCCTCTACTTAAATCTTCAACTTAAAATCTTTTcttctctccctttttttttttttgagaattttttaatttgtttttaaaaactccattAGATTTGGATGGTTTTAGCCTTTAAGGTGGTATTGCTTATTCCATCTGctccaattatatatataattaaataaaagtaatttaatttaatttattatttttgaacttatataaaataaaaaatattatttttcaaaaaaaatagattataaaattaatgatatttatttatttaaaaaatttattcatttttaatacaagtaaaaattttaaaaattacaaactaaatggtataatatatatatatatatatatatatatattcagcGTTTTGGAAGAAATTTTTGGGGTTATTTCTTCCTCTCAATTCCATAATTTTTGTGAGTTGCAGTTGTGCTGCTGTGTAATGGAGGAGTggtgctgctgctgctgctgcttctAGGGTTTGATGGCTCTGGTGATGTATGTAAACATGCTGTCTACTGATGCCTATGCTGTAATCAGTCTTTTAAACTTCTAAACCTACATTTTCTGATGAAATTCTGCATCCtttgaataaatatttcatatgtAAATGCATCCAataatttaatcaaatatatgttgTTGGAAAATGCTGAGGAATCGAAAACTAACCATACCCAACtctaaatttgaatattttgtaTGTATTATGTATTCTCAATCACTTAGTTCACTTTTGATTCTCGAAaagcaataagaaaaaaaaaattaaagaaaatgattttcttatagggaaaaatatataaaaaaaaataaatataatcaaaattagtaaaaaacttatgcattttttttatttaatctttatatcaatatataaaaatcagAATTTGaagcaacaaataaaaataatttattactgaggaataatttttttgcaaaacaaatttaatttcaatgcAAATCAATTAAGATTTGTTGGAAAATGCAGGAATCGAATACTAACCATACCCAActctaaatttgaattttttgtatGTTTTATGTAGCCTCGATCACTTTGGTCATGTTTGATTTTcgaaaagtacaaagaaagaagaaaaatattaagaaaaatgtttttatcatatttggttaaaaaaaacttctgtatttttttattatttaatttttatattcatgtgttaaaataataaacaaatttgaagtaacaaataagaataattattgactttaaatttatttttatttttatttctttttattttctttttcttaaaaattttggacAACCAAATATAGTCTAAATGAATAGTCTAAATGAATATGCaaagaaataaatgagatttcgagaaaaataatgagacctaagcaaaatataaataaatgaaaacatttttattctagtttttttgtcatcaaccaccaacttttttttgtgtataacaatgaaaaaactaatttttgataTTGTGTGTgtttagaattgaatttaaattctttaaaactcCGGTGTAAATAGAAGAAATTGCTTTTGCTTCTACATATAATGTTGTGAGATTTCATGTTCTAGGTGATAATGGAATTTTGTATTTAGTAGCTTTAAAATAATCACTTAAAAATTAAGGGTTTGATTTTATTACAGAGATATTTGTAgttgttgattttgtttctctttggttttttattagtttttgttttgtttttttgtttaataactttttcttttttagtttctcAATGATATAAGATAGAAAGTTGTTACTATCGAAATCTCAAATCCAAACTaatatttaagtatatatatatatatatatatatatatatatatatatatatatatataaatattttaattaagattTGTAGATAAAATGAAAACTTAACCTCAGttaagtttttaaatgaaacttaatCATATTAGataaaatagaaacttaacTGAGGTTAAGTTTTTTAATGAAACTAAATCATAGTATAGCATAGGTTAttataatccttttttttttatttttgtgaatgAAAATGGAACTTAACAATTAAGTTTCCTTATAAATGAATCTTAATAATTCATATGACCATTAtgattaggaaaaataataaaagaaaagtaaggctaaaaatagtttttatatgtaatgttttatttttaattcttctctttatttgtataaatttttttaacaactagaaaa is a genomic window of Vitis riparia cultivar Riparia Gloire de Montpellier isolate 1030 chromosome 1, EGFV_Vit.rip_1.0, whole genome shotgun sequence containing:
- the LOC117919629 gene encoding GEM-like protein 5, which translates into the protein MTSTLEGQSPPSPKAKESDSQQPYSLPKSSGEDTKKWGTHVMGPPAVPTVHPDNQKAAMWKGDHQQIYHQPYLQFAPVEKPRNNPFEPVIHTFNSWSRKAEIIARNIWHNLKMGHSVSEAACGKVNLRAKAMTRGGFESLYKQTFATDPNERLKKTFACYLSTSTGHVAGTLYLSTARLAFCSDRPLSFTAPSGQGAWSYYKVVIPLGNIGTVNPVTMRENPSEKYIQILTIDGHDFWFTGFVNFEKATQHLLSIVSELRAHA
- the LOC117923570 gene encoding cysteine-rich and transmembrane domain-containing protein WIH2-like — translated: MSYQHIHHSPQGFGGPFPSAVPPPGFPYDAPPPPPPPPSRPGPGYQDYFTEGYNQPPQPTYEHTHHYRYGDDFRGRCWSFCRGCCAALCCCCMLEECCL